Sequence from the Ignavibacteria bacterium genome:
GGTTGTCAGGGTGGATGATGCCACGGGCCAGGCAACCTCTGCAGTTGCTTTCTTTGCAGCGTCAATTTTGTTGTAGCCCTCCTCAAGAAACTTTTGAATGTTCTCGAGGATAACTATCGCATTGTCCACAAGCATACCGAGTGCAAGGATCAAAGCAAACAGAACGACAAAATTGAGGGTTATATCCATCATCTGGAGAATAAAAAATGAGATCAGCATACTTAGAGGAATGGATATTCCCACAAGGATTGCATTTCTCATACCAAGGGCAAAGAAGAGGATACCGATTACGAGCACAAGACCCGAAAAAATATTATTCTCGAGCTCCTTTACCTGCTTGTCAATCTCCTCGGATTGATCTGTCACAATCGTCAGATTAATATCATCGGGAAGTTGAGCTTCCTTCTCCTTAATAATCTGTTTTACCTCCTCCGCAATTCTGATGATATTCTCCCCGGATCTTTTTGAAATCTGGATTGAGATAGCCTCAATATTGTTTGTCCTTGCGAAAGAAGTTCGCTCTTTGAAACCGTAAGTAAGCGTGGCGACATCCTTAAGGGCAATCCCCTCACCTTCCTTGGTCTTCACAATAATATTCTCGAGCGGGTACGGAGTTTTGAACTCGCCCGGTACACGAACCAGAAAACTCGACTGGTTTACATCAATCGTTCCTCCGGGGATTGTTTTATTTTCATCCCTGACGGCCGCAATAATGTCATCAAATCTGATGTTATAATGTTGAAGTTTCCTGTAATCAACATCAACCTGCACTTCTCTCTCGAGTCCGCCATTAACTTTTACTTCGAGCACCCCTTTGATGGTCTCAATTTTGTCTTTCAACTCTTCGGCAATATCTTTCAGTTTTGAAAGACCCGTTGGTCCTGAAAGTTCGAAAGTAAGTATCGGGAACTCTGAGAAATTGATTTCCACTATTTCGGGTTTGGTTGCATCTGCGGGAATTTCTGTTTCCGCTTTGTTAACTTTTTCCCGAACTTTTTGAAGTGCGTCCTCGATATCATATCCGCTTTGAAACTCAACCTGAATCAGGGAGTAGCCTTCAAACGAAGAGGACTGAATTTTCTTCACCTCCGCAATTTTCTTCACTTCCTTCTCTATCGGTGTCGTAACCAAAGATTCGATATCTTCGGGTGAAACTCCGGGATAAGGAGTGGAAATGATCACAAGAGGAATTGCAATATCTGGCGACGCTTCTCTCGGCAGCGATACATAAGATATGAACCCCATAATCGCTATTATGAAAACGAGAACAAAAACGCTCGTTTTATTATCAATCGAAATATCTGTAATTTTCATATTTTGCTGTTCCCGCTATCGTACATCAACTTTTTCACCATTCACAAGGGTCTGGTAACCGACAATAACCAGGGAGTCACCTTCATTCAGATTCCCTGAAAGTGCGACCCGGTTGTTGCTCCGTGCCAGTATTTCCACTTGTCTCATCTCCGCAACGGTAACACCATTTTTCTTCAGAACAACAAATACAACAAATCCAAGATCTGTCTTTACAACAACTTCCTCGGGCACCACCGGAACTGAAGTGTAAACTTTATCGTCAATCCTTACTTCAGCATTCATTTCAGGTTTAAATTTACCATTGTTGGGAAGTCGCATTTCCACTTTTACTGTCCGGCTTGTGGCGTCAACCGATTTTGCCACATAACTTACAGTTGAGTTTACTACGAGACTGTCAAGCTCAAGGAAAATCAGACTCCCCTTTTTCCCCGGTTTAATCGAACTGACATATGCTTCAGGAATTCCGGCTTCCACTTTCAGGTTATCTGAGATAATAGTAACAATCGGAGCACCGGGAGCCGCAACTTCACCAATTTCGTAATGCTTTGTATCTACAACACCCGCAAAAGGAGCCTTCACAAAAGTGTTTTCATACTGTTCCTTTACAGCTTCATACATTGCTTTTTTGGCGTCCCTGGTATACTTTGCCTGAAGGAACTGAAATTCCGTTCCTGCATTCTGTTTGTAGATTTGTTCCTGCTTTTGGAGATTTATTTCTGCAAGATCAAGGTCTGCCTTGGCTGCATCCAGATTTGCTTTCAACACCGTGTTATCGAGGACACAAATGAGTGTGCCGGCAGCTACCCTGGCTCCTTTTTCAACATTAAATCTTACAATTTTCCCACCTGTTGCAGAACCGACTTTTGAAATCTTGTCAGCTTTCACCTGCCCGATTACATCGATGAATCCGGTGAAATTTTCGAGCCTTACGGGAGCCACCTGAACAATGGCTTTCTTTTCAACTTTTTTAGTTTTTTCTTTTTCTTTAGAATCATCACCCTTGCAACCTGCGATAAAAAGGGTGGATAAGAGTAATACAGCAGGTAAAATCAAACTGTTTTTAAAATTTTTCATCCTCGACATTCTGTTATTCACCACTTTCCTTTCCGGATAAATTTTCAAGTTTCGACAAAAGGAGGTAGTATTCATACACTCCGTTCAAATAGTTGTATTTAGCTCTCGCTACACCCGTTTGTGAGTCAATAATTTCAAGCTGGGTGCCGACACCCGATTTGTAACGGGTTTCAGATAAAGAATAAGCCAGTTCAGCCTGTTTCACAGCTTCAGTGTAAGCTTTTAATTTTTCTTTCTGATTTTCAATCTTAAGAATTGTCTCTTTAATCTGAGTCGCATACCCCTCTTTGGCTTTCTTAAGATTTTCCTGAGCAATTTTCACCTCAAGTTCCGCCTGTCTTACCCTTGAATCGGTACTCCAACCGTTGAATATCGGTACAGAAAGCTCAAGCCCGAGATTGATGGAGTTATTAAATCTCCAGCTCCCGATTCCTCTGGAGTCATTTTCCTGAGACTCAATATTCCAGGCACCATATGCTTTCAGAGAAGGAAGATATTCCGATTTATAAACACCCACAGCTTTTTTACGAAGTTCTATGCCCTGCTCGAGCTGCTTGATATTCGGATTATACTTAAACATTCTCTCGACCACCAGATCAAACCCTGAAAGAGGCATATCGTTGTAGACGAGAGTGTCGGTCACATCTATTTCCATCGTGTAACTGAGTCCCATTATGTTTTTCAGCGCATCTTTCGTAAGTTTCAATGCGTTGTTAGCCTGTTCAAGTTCGGGTTTAGCTGTTTCAACAGCCACTTTCGCTCTTACCAGATCATACTCGGGAACAAGTCCTGCATCATATTTTATTTTTGTGTTTTTCAGGTTGTCTTCTGCCTGTGCCAGATTCGCCTGAGCCACTTTCAACACTTCCTTTGTTACCAGAATACCAAACCAGGCTGATTTAACCTGAAACTTGATTTCCTCCTCGGTTGCAGCAACCTGATGGTCTGCAATCCTGGCATATATTTCAGCCGCCTGAGCGCCAATGAAGACAGCTCCGGCAAAAATGTTTTGTGTAAAACTGAGTGTAGTGGTGAGGGTATTATCGGTACCGATGGGGAAAGTACCGCTGAAACCGGGTGCGTCAATTGTAAAGACACCCTTCTTGAGAGCCCTGCGGTAATTAACGGAACCCTTTACATCAGGGTAAACTGCAGTGCCCCAGGTTTCGTCCACCTTTTCGTAGGCAATTCTTTTGTTCAAATTGCTGGTTTTCAGATCATAGTTATTTTCGAGGGCAATGGTAATCGCTTTTTCGAGATTAACAATTATCTTTTCTCCCTGCTGAGCAAAGAGAACCGGGGTAAGAATTAAAATAATTGAAACTACAGCTTTTATTTTCATTTATTCTCCGGATCCATTGTTGGAACCAAAATCAATTTTATAATTTATTTAATTTATACGAAGGGATTACAAAAGATCTAACAATTTTTGGAAGAAAAAATTCCATTTTCAATTATTAAAAATAACTGATATTTTACTACCGTAAAGGTTTTTCATCAACAATAAAGCCCGTTAATCAAAATTTTGGTATTAAACGATGACCTTATTTAAAATTGACCGGAATGAGCATCTGAACTTTTACCGGTTTTCCGTCTTTTTTCCCGGGAGCAAATTTTGTTCTTCGAATTGCTGAAAGTGCTGAGTTATCGCATGCAGGATGTATTCCTTTTGTCAACACGACCGAGGTTACATTTCCTGATTCATCAATGAATGCAGTAACATATACTGTTCCACTAACACCGGCATCTTTGGCTGCCTGAGGAAATACCGCCTTACTTTGTATTGCTTCAAAACCCCCTATCGGAACAGGCATGTACGGGACGGCAGTATAATAGACATTATCCTTGGGAGCGTTTGTTTTCCCGTCCTTTTCCGTCGATTTTTTATTTGTTTCTTTGTTCTTGAATTTGCCCTGTTTATCCAAAGTTAAAAGATCCCCCTTGTCTATATCCTGACTTTCAAGCTTTATTTTTTCTTTTGGAGGGGTTAGAGTAACTTCAATTTCCTTGTTTATTGCCACCTCAGTTTCGGTTTTTGCTATTTTTGGTTTTGGAATTGTCGGTTCACTCTTCTTTTGTGGCAACTCTTCCTCTTTCCTGTTGTCAGGAAGCTCAATTGCATCGTCAAGTTCAATCAAATCCTCCCCTTTTGCAAGAGGATTTGTTACATTTTTTGAGAAAGGGTACAAACGGAACAGCATGATCATCATAAAAAGTACAACGATTGCGCTTATTTCCAACGACTGTCGATAATTCCGTTTTAAATTGTAAAATGAACCGGTCATGCTCTTAAAAGCTTTTGTGAATCATACAGTTTTTACCTGTAAAGCCGGGGAAAAGTTCTTAAAACTATGTAGGCAACAGCCAAACCCAATGCGGCACCGTTGATGTCAGCAAGAATGTCGTACCATTCGAAAAACCTGCCCGGAATCAGCAATTGATGGACTTCATCCAGCACTCCATAAACAGAAGCGATAATAAATGATTTTTGCAACAATTTGATGTCTGCTGTTCCCGACTCATCCTTAAGCCTGAACCAGGTAAAAAGCAAAAAACTCAACACAGCATACCCGGCGAAATGATTTATTTTGTCACCCGACGGGGTGTCCGGCAAACTGCTAGACGGAAGGGTGGTCCCCAGAAACAGTATCAACCAGTAAACGACCAAAACAACTAAAGCAACGGTTTTTTTCTTTTGCCTGTCAAGAGTCATGCAAACTCATCAATTTTTTTCATTGCAGCAGGTAAATTTTTAATCATCGATGATGCAGAAATGAAAACACCCGGAGAATCTTTTGCCAAAATAATCGCAGACAGATTGTAAGTGTGTATCGCATCAGCTATGCGGCTCGCAAAAAATTCCATCGTATCGAAATGTTGTTCGCTAAGCAAGCCGGTGATTTCCTCAATCTCAAGTGCGGGCAAGGCTAGTAACTGCGCAAAAGTCGAGGCGATCACACCGGCGAGTCCGTCACCTGTTCCAAACT
This genomic interval carries:
- a CDS encoding efflux RND transporter periplasmic adaptor subunit; translated protein: MKNFKNSLILPAVLLLSTLFIAGCKGDDSKEKEKTKKVEKKAIVQVAPVRLENFTGFIDVIGQVKADKISKVGSATGGKIVRFNVEKGARVAAGTLICVLDNTVLKANLDAAKADLDLAEINLQKQEQIYKQNAGTEFQFLQAKYTRDAKKAMYEAVKEQYENTFVKAPFAGVVDTKHYEIGEVAAPGAPIVTIISDNLKVEAGIPEAYVSSIKPGKKGSLIFLELDSLVVNSTVSYVAKSVDATSRTVKVEMRLPNNGKFKPEMNAEVRIDDKVYTSVPVVPEEVVVKTDLGFVVFVVLKKNGVTVAEMRQVEILARSNNRVALSGNLNEGDSLVIVGYQTLVNGEKVDVR
- a CDS encoding TolC family protein, translated to MKIKAVVSIILILTPVLFAQQGEKIIVNLEKAITIALENNYDLKTSNLNKRIAYEKVDETWGTAVYPDVKGSVNYRRALKKGVFTIDAPGFSGTFPIGTDNTLTTTLSFTQNIFAGAVFIGAQAAEIYARIADHQVAATEEEIKFQVKSAWFGILVTKEVLKVAQANLAQAEDNLKNTKIKYDAGLVPEYDLVRAKVAVETAKPELEQANNALKLTKDALKNIMGLSYTMEIDVTDTLVYNDMPLSGFDLVVERMFKYNPNIKQLEQGIELRKKAVGVYKSEYLPSLKAYGAWNIESQENDSRGIGSWRFNNSINLGLELSVPIFNGWSTDSRVRQAELEVKIAQENLKKAKEGYATQIKETILKIENQKEKLKAYTEAVKQAELAYSLSETRYKSGVGTQLEIIDSQTGVARAKYNYLNGVYEYYLLLSKLENLSGKESGE
- a CDS encoding VanZ family protein; translation: MTLDRQKKKTVALVVLVVYWLILFLGTTLPSSSLPDTPSGDKINHFAGYAVLSFLLFTWFRLKDESGTADIKLLQKSFIIASVYGVLDEVHQLLIPGRFFEWYDILADINGAALGLAVAYIVLRTFPRLYR
- a CDS encoding energy transducer TonB, whose translation is MEISAIVVLFMMIMLFRLYPFSKNVTNPLAKGEDLIELDDAIELPDNRKEEELPQKKSEPTIPKPKIAKTETEVAINKEIEVTLTPPKEKIKLESQDIDKGDLLTLDKQGKFKNKETNKKSTEKDGKTNAPKDNVYYTAVPYMPVPIGGFEAIQSKAVFPQAAKDAGVSGTVYVTAFIDESGNVTSVVLTKGIHPACDNSALSAIRRTKFAPGKKDGKPVKVQMLIPVNFK